A stretch of DNA from Nitrospira sp. KM1:
GTTGAAGATGTGACAGCGGCACTTGAGTACGCCAGCCACGTAGTGGATGAAGAGAAAGTTATTCCGCGTGCCTGACCGCCTGACCGTCCTTCTCGACCCAAACATTCCGCGCGCGATCGCTCCCAGGCTCCGACACATCAGACCTGGATGCCCTAATGACGTCGTGAAGGTGAAATAACCCTAAGCGATGTTCCAACTTTTCATGGTGTTCTTGGCAATCACGGTCCCGGTCCTTTCTGTGAAAGCATCGGATCATGATGAGCCGTGGGCAAACCCAGCGACTGCTCGTACGACGGAAGGCCCGCCGTCTGAATCAACCCACTCGCGTTGGCATTACGGTGCATACCTCGATTTGAGCTATCCGATCGATTTTAATTATCCGGAAAACCATCGTTGGCGCAGCAAGGCCACAACGCAGCGGGTGAATGAGCTGACTCCGAACATGATAATGGGTTATGTCCGGAAGGATGCAGACGAATCATCTCCCTGGGGGATGGAATTCGGAGTTCAGGGTGGCTACGACGTCACAGGGCAGGTGCCCAATGCCAGTCTCCGGAATGGTCAACCTTACTCGGGTGCCGATACGTTCAGCCACTTTTCCCGGGCCAATGTGTCGTATCTGGCTCCAGTTGGAAATGGCCTGAAACTCACAGCTGGTCTCTTTAATAGCTATATCGGGTACGAGTCATTCTATGCCAAGGACAATTACAACTATACGCGCAGCTATCTGCCGGACTATTCGCCGTACTTCATGTTCGGAGTGTCCGCCGAATATCAGATGAGCCAGTCAGTGAAGAGCGCCTTCTATATCATTAATCGCTTTAATTACCTCTCTAACCCCAATGACTTGCCCAGTTATGGCATTCAGCTCGCGTGGACGGTTTCACCATCCGTCACTGCTGTGCAAAATTTCTACTATGGCCCCGATCAGTCGAACAGCGATCTCCGGTATTGGCGCTTCTTCTCCGACAGCAGTATTCAATGGAAGCGCGATCGCCTCACCGTTGCATTAGTTTATGACATTGGCACAGAGCGAGTGATACCAGAAGCCGGGGGTGCGCGGGTTTTCTGGACCGGCACTGCGATCTATACGCATTGGCAGTTTACTCGAGCATGGGCGCTGGCGGTCCGGCCGGAACTGTACTACGACCCGAGCGGGACGATGACCGGCGCTCGCCAATTCCTGAAGGCGATCACGACCACGCTTGAATACAAACTACCAATTGCTGCCAGCATGACACGGTTGCGAATGGAGTATCGATATGATGATTCGACCGGACCGCAAAGCGGTTTTTTTAGAGGCGCAGAAACCAACCCCGGCGGAACCGGTCTCGTACAAGCCCAACATCTGCTGATTGCAGCAATATTGTGGAATTATGATTCCCCATAGCGGCGGTTTTCCTCTTAACCCTCCTTGCCACTCGATGTGCTGCCGAAGGGAAATTTCGATTGGGAAGATATCATCATCAGCAACTGGAATCCGAGCACAAGGCGCCAGTTGGTGGAATGGCTGGCTGGAGCCCGTTTTGAGGCACGGAAGCAATCGGTCCTCGATGAAGCTCATGCAATAGGTACTGCGCATCGGCAAGCAGAACTTTAGAAAATGTATCCCCCGTGGCCGACTTCATAGGGTGGGTTTTCGTGTCCGTTCAGTTTCCTCGACCTCTTGCTGGTGCTTCACGCAGTAACGAGTCCATGGGATCGCCTCGAGGCGCTTTTCCTCGATCATCTCGCCGTCTGCAAGACAGGCTCCGAAGGTGCCATCCTCAATCCGTTGAAGGGCCTCGCGTACCTGGCTCAAAGTCGACCATTTGGCATCGGTACTCCGGAATTGTTCATCTTTTCGTTCATTCTCGATGCTTTTATCACCGGAATCACGGGCCGGGCCGTCACTTGGTTCTCGTGCCTGCTCGCCGGCTTTGACGAGTCCGCCAAGGAGTCCTTGTTCTTTTTCCAGGAGTTGTCGTTTGAATTTGTCGAGATCCATATGTACTGCATCCCATGATCAGGATTCTGTCACTCTCTGCGACGGTATCTACCTGTCATGACGTCACCTGCTGAGTGTTGACGGATTGAGCCCTGCACTGGTGCTTCACCGCGCTCGGAGGTGCGGAATGCGTTGCGCCAGGTTAATCCATGACGACTGACGGGATTTGCTATTGCGGATGGTATAGACGACCAGCGCAAGCATGCCGGCTCCGATGACTCCGGTGGCCAAGGCCGGCTTTAAGCCTCCGTCCTGAATGAGCGGGGAGTTCTTGATGAGGCTGGCAGTCCACGTCATGGGAGTGCGGCCCGCCCGGGCATCGGAGAAACCGACCAATTGGGCCTGGTCGATGACATGCCCATGAATGGCTCGATAAAAGGCGGCACGACCGGATCCGGGAGGCAAATGAGATAGCCGGTCCAAGGCATAGAGCTCAAAAATATAGCTATGTTTGCCGTGACGCGGCGGGACGTTCGGTCCAGTGTATCCGAGGCTGAACAGGCTGTTCCTGCCTTGGCGAATCGGGTTATAGAGCGAAGCGCCTGAGATTCGTCCTGCCTGAGGAATCCCTTCCTCCAGCACTCGCTGATCGGGCGATATCCCATACGCGATCCAATGCACGAAGGTTCGAGGCGTCGGGGCATCGGGATCCAAGCAGATCAAGGCCAATTCTTTCGTTTCCGGCGTCACACCGCTCCATTCAAGGGGCGGCGACAGGTTTTCGCCCGCCGAGGTGAACCGTTTAGGAATGGATGATCCCGACTCAAACGCCGGACTCGTTAACGTTAATGCCATGAAGTTCTCCTTTATCGTTGAGTCTCATGTTATCGGCGCTCAGGTGTTCGCCGTTTGTCGGCAGGCTTATCATTCCTGCCGAAGAGATTGCGCAATTCTTCCTTGGCCCGTTCAAGTCTGTGTTTTTGCGAAGCAGGAAGTCCGCTTCCGCCTCGGTTGATGTGAAAATTCAGCATGGACATGGCTGATTGAAAAGGGGTGCCCTTCCGTCTGTGGCTTCGGAGGGCGGAGCGTTTGAGAGAGGCGGCAATCTCCTTTGGGCTCTTTTTAGTAAAGACCCCTTGTTCCAAGTCCAGGGCATCGCTTCGTTTCATGACGCCGGCCGACCATTTCCGAGTCTTCCGTGGCTTCGATATATGTTTCGAGCTGCCGTGCACACGCTTTCTCATGCGAGTCGCCATTGTGGTGCTCCGTGGATGTGGAAGCCTTTGTCAGGCCGGGCTGTTCGTTCGTTCCTGGTGCTTGGAAAACACATCGAGCATGGTCTGATTAAAGAGGGGAATATCGTCGGGCTTCCGGCTTGATATGAGACCTCGATCCACCACGACCTGCTCGTCCACCCACTGCGCCCCCGCGTTCTCCAAATCGGTTTGCAACGACGGATAGGACGTGATCCGCCGGCCGTTCACCACGCCGGCATCGATCAACGTCCAAGGTCCATGGCAAATCACGGCGACCGGTCTCTGCCGGTCGAAAAATGCTTTGACGAAACGCAATGCTGTGGGATTGCGCCGGAGCTTGTCCGGATTCATCACTCCTCCAGGAAGGAGGAGCGCATGGTAGTGGCCGGCATCGGCCTCATCGAGCGGGACATCAACTGCTATTTGGTCACCCCATTCTAGATGATTCCAAGCCTTCACCCTTTTTTCCGCCGGCGAAATCACGTCAGCTTGCGCGCCGGCCCGTTCGAGCGCTTCGCGAGGTTCCGTGAGTTCGACCTCCTCGAATCCATCCGCAACAAGAATTGCGACCCTTTTATCTGCCAGCTGTCCGGCCATGATGTCCTCCCTCCTGCATCCTGATCACAGGTGCATGGCATCCGTAAGTTGTTCAACATTGCTTGTCCTTCTCCGTCATCATCGACTCGGCCGGATAGTGACAATCCTCGATATGGCGCGACCAGCCGAACTTTGAAAATGAGTTTGAAGACTGCGAGCGAACGTTTCGAGGAAGATTGCAAATAAAGGGCCATTCAAGCGAAAGTTTCAGCTCGGAAAATGGCCGTACTGAGGGCAGTTGCGAGGAAGATCCGTTGTGACGGTCAATGGCATCGAGGCAAAATGTCCTCTAAGACAAAGTTGTCCTTCTGAGAGGTACTTCTACGGATGTTCCATCTAGCCAGGTTTTGCCAACACAAGTATAAAGAATCTCCCTGCGGCAGAGTCATCTGTCTTCCTTCGTCTTCTTATCTTGGTATGGGGCATAGGCCATCCGCAGCCAGAATCCTGCCTTGCTCACCTTTCATGCCGTGAACTATTCTGGATAGACATTGCCGCATTGCGGCGTCCGGCCGTTCGATCTGTATGCGACAACGTGTCGGCCGCGATCAAGGAGAATGGAATGATTCGAACCCTCGTGATACTTGGCGCGTCAGGCGATCTGACTGCGCGATTGCTCATGCCCGCCATTGTACGTCTCTACGAGGAGGGACAGCTCCCCGATGGCTTCCGCATCATCGGCGCGGCACGGAACGATTGGGATACACAAAAGTTTCGGGCTCATCTTGATCAGAAGTTGCAAGAATTTTTGCCGAACGCCGAAGCGTCCAGCAAGGCGGTGCTGTCGGCCACGGAGTTCCATCATGTCGATGTGACCAGGCGTGAAGACATCGCAGCTGCCTTAGAAAATCTGAAAGAGCCGATCGTCGCCTATCTCGCGCTGCCGCCGCCGCTGTTTGCGCCGACCATTCAAGCACTTGCCGCATTGCCGCTTCCGGCGGGGAGCAAGGTGATTCTGGAGAAGCCGTTCGGTGAGAGTCTGGCTTCGGCTCAGAAGCTCAACCGGCTGCTTCATGATTCGTTTCCCGAAGAGGCCGTGTTTCGCCTTGATCATTTCCTGGGCAAGCAAACCGTTCAAAGCCTATTGGGTTTGCGGTTTGCGAATCGGGTGTTCGAACCGATCTGGAATACACAACACGTCAGCCGGGTGGAGATCATCTGGGACGAGGTCCTCACGGCATCGGGTCGAGCGTCGTTCTACGACGGAGCAGGGGCGCTCCGGGACATGATTCAAAACCATCTCCTGCAGCTGCTGGCCTTGGTTGCGATGGAACCGCTTCACATGCTGGATGCGCGCACGCTGAGAGACCGAAAGGTGGATGTTCTGAGAGCGGTGCGCAAGCTGTCACCGGAAGAGGTCAAGCGGCGTACAACACGAGGCCGCTATACCGGTGGCATGATCAACGGCGAAAAGGTGCCGGGCTATGTCGAAGAGCCGGGCGTCGATGCGAAGCGGCAGACCGAGACGTTTGCTCAAGTCGAATTGCTGATCGACAACTGGCGCTGGTCCGGTGTTCCGTTCGTGCTGCGCACCGGAAAGGGGCTGGGGCGTGACCGCCGTGAAATTGCCATCTACTTCAGGGCGGTTCCTCATCTGGCCTTTGGACAGGCGGCACAACCGGAGCCGAATGTCTTACGCATCGAGTTGAGTCCCGACCGGATTGTCCTTCGTGTGAATATCAATGAGTGCGGCGATCTCTTCGATCTGGAGCAGATCGACCTCGATGCATCGCTCCGCTCCGGGGGGCTCACGGCTTACGGACGGCTCTTGCTCGATGTGTTGAACGGTGATCCCACGCTGTCGATCCGTGACGATGAGGCGGAAGAAGCCTGGCGTATCGTGGCGCCGATTCTGGCTGAGTGGAGCAAGGGCTCCGTGCCATTGGCCGAATATGCGGCAGGCTCGCAAGGGCCAATATCCGATCATCCCGATCGCACAGGGGCATGACAAGACTGTGGTGAGGATCAGATCTGCCGGCTAGATAAACTTCAGTCGGCGCAGCCCGGCCATGATCGTTTGCAAGCTGGACTCAGGGAGTTCCTGATCTGTATCGACGACGATCTCGGGATTTTGCGGCTCTTCGTACGGATCGGATAATCCGGTCATGTGCTGGATCTCGCCGCGGGAGGCCATGGCATAGAGTCCCTTCGGATCGCGTATCATGCACGTGCCGATCGGGCAGCGGACATATACTTCCGCGAATCTTTCAATATCCGCGCGCGCCTTGTCTCGCGAAACGGCATAAGGGGAAATGGCCGCGACGACCGCCACTCCACCGATCCGTGCAATGAGCTTGGCCACATAGGCGATACGGCGGACATTTTCCTCCCGATCCTGGCGTGTAAAGCCAAGGTCCCTCGTGAGTTCGCGACGGACGGCATCGCCGTCGAGTGTTTCGACCGGCAGGCCAAGCTGCCGAAGCTCCGCGGCCACCAGGTGAGCCAGCGTGCTCTTGCCGGCTCCCGGCAGGCCGGTGAGCCACACGACAAATCCCTTCGAGTTCGGTCCAATCATGGCTTCAACCGGCCGGAACGGGATCGAAATGATCGGCCTCGCGTTTGGCGCGCCTGCTATAGGCCGTATGCTTTTGCCACCAAATGACGACTCCGGTGATAGAAAGAGCAGCGGTACCCAATCCGAGCAGTGAGACGAGAATTCGGCCTGGCAGGCCGAGAATGCGTCCGGAATGCATCGGGAATTGGGCCTGAACAAAGATATCGGCCGCAGTGCCTTTCCATGGCTGCTGATCCCCAAGATAGCGGCCGTCGCTGCCATCGAAATACAAGGCGGGAGGACCTACTCCTGCAGCGCCGTGATCATCGCCAGGGTGAAAAAATCTCACACCATATATTCCAAATTCCTGACTGTAAAATACGTCACCGAGCGGTTCTGGCCAACCTCGCTTGGCTTTTTCATACTGGGCGCGTTCGAGAATCGAGGCGTACCCGACCATCGGTGCGATCGGCTGATGTTTGTCGTTCGGTGTGCGCACATCGAACGGCGAAGGCGTGACCTCACTCACCAAGGACATCATCGGATAGAACATCTCCCGATAAAGATTGAGGGAGAATGCCGTGAATGCCAGCATGAACAACAATCCCCAGGCCCACAGACCGAAGGCGCGATGGACGTCGAAGTTGATTCGGCGGGCCGTACCGGACGTCTTCACCATCCAGGATGGTTTCCAGCGGGTCCACCATCCTGGGTGGGTCTGAGCCGTCGAGCTCGGAATCTTGGATGGCAGGGTCAGATAGAAGCCGACGAAGCAGTCCAGTGCCCATAAGATGGCAATGCCTCCCATGAGCCATATCCCCCAACGGTCGATGCCCCACAGTTCTGGAAGGTGCAGCGTGTAGTGCAATCGATATAGGAAGGACACCAACGTCTCACGAGTGATGGGCCACACCGCACCCCATTCACGCCTGCCCAATTCTTGTCCGGTCCCAGGGTCAATGAAGACCTGGTTATATCCAAGCTCGTACAGGCGGCCGGTTGCCGGATCGATGCGGGGATCGACGCCAAAGGGAAGAGAGTCTCCCGGTTCGTGTGCCAGTGGAACGAACGTCACGCGTGCCCTCTGGTCGCGCGCTTCGATTGCAGTGACTAGATCGAGGATGGGAAGCGGCAGCCCCTGGCTTGCTACGTGAGTGAGATGCGGATTTAAAAGATCGTCGAGCTCGTGGTCCCAGGAGATTACAGCACCGGTCAGTCCGGACATGATCAAGAAGCCGGCCATGATCAGACCGACCCAGCGATGGAGCAGCAGCATGATGTGGTTCATGGAATTATTAGGGGCACAATCGGGCCATTATGCTTACACAGATTTGCCGGCCGAAGGCAATGGCTGCCGGACAGGTCTATATAGATTAAGACGAATGAGAACCGCAAAACCTGGCGTAAATAGATCGTCGAACCAAGAGTTGGTTACGGCCATATTGACGCCTAGCAGGGAACATATACCTGAACGGGAAGCGGGCAGGTTCACTCAGAAGAAAATCCGCACCGTGGCGATGGCAGTGATCGGTGCACCGAATGCGTTAATGCCGCCTGGGAAGCCCGGACTCTCGATATACGTGGCATTGAGCAGGTTGCGGATGTTGACGGACACATCATACCGTTTGTCGCGGCGGTAAAAGAGGACTGCATCCACCCGCTGATACGGATCGGTACTGATCGAGTTGGGGAAGGTTAATTCATACCTGCCTTGGTAATAGACGCCTCCTCCAAATCCGAACCCTTGCAGGAGGCCGGACTGAAGCTGATATGTCGCGAAGACGCGCCCCACATAGTTACGCGGAATCGACGACGGATAGCTCCCGACAAACCCTGGGTCATTGGCTTCGGTAATCACAGCATCCAGATACATGAAATTGGCATTCAGATTTAGGCCGGGAATCGGCTGGCCGTTCAGATCAAATTCCACACCCTGATGACGCTGCTCACCGACCGCGATGCTAAACTGAGGGTCTCCTGGATCACGCGTCGACACATTGCGGCGGTAGCTGCGAAACAAGGCGGTGGTGAACAGCAGCCGATTGTCGAACAAGTTGAGCTTAGCGCCAACCTCGTAATTGATACCGGTCTCCGGCGGCAGAAGCTGATTATCTCGTGTGAATGACAAGGAGTTTGGGGCGAAGGACTGTTGGATTCCCCCATAGACGTTCATCCAGTCGGTCACTTTCACGGTCACGCCGCCCCGGCCGGTCCACGCGGAGTCCGTCCGTTCGGTTGTTGGAATCCCCTCGTCAGTAATGGACGAGCGCGCCTCGTCGTGCCGTCCCGCCAGGACGAGAGTGACCCGTTCGTGAGGACGGATGACAGCCTGCCCGAATACACCGGTCTGTTTCAAGGTCGTGAGGAGAGGCGAGCCCACCAAGCTGCGCAATTCATCATCGGACAATGCGCGTGTGTCGTTCCGTGGGTTGAACACGTTGTCGATTCCCAACTGGGGATGCGTGAGAAAGGAATTACGCGTCATGTCACGGTAGTCGACCCCCGCCAGGATTTCGTGTTTTTGTCCGAACAGCGTGGATTCCTTGCTGAGATACAACTCGCCTGCATAGGTGTCCATCTTAATGTCGCGAAATCTATTGTAGAGGTAGGCATCCCCGCTCGGAGGAATCCCGGGGTAGGTATAGGTGTAAAGGCTATTTTCGAGCAGCTTGGATCTCGAGTACTTGCCGTTGGCGGACAGCTTGATATCGTGAATGAACGTGTGATTGTAATGGACCTCGCCGTTGTAGCCGGTGAAGTTGGTGTGTGCCCCGTTCGGTGCGCCACCGCCGAAGTTTCTCGTGCGAGGAACATTGAGCATTTTCCCGTCTGTCGTGAGCGGCCACCCGAGATAGTCGGCGCCGTTGAACTGTTGATAGGTGCCGAGGAGGAGCAACTTGCCGGCGCCTTTGAACAGATCAAACTCCACCGAGGGCGCCACGGTATACTGTCGAACCGGCGTGAAATCGACGAAGTTGCCGCCCTCTTCGACTGCAAAGACGAGGCGACCCCGAATGTCCTCGTGGGCTGGCAACACGCCGTTGACATCAAACAGGCCTCGGTAAAAACCATACGACCCGGCATTGGCTTCGACGTTCGCAAAATTCGCGCGCTGCGGCGTTTTCGTGATGCGATTGACAATGCCGCCGGGATTCGCCGCCCCGCCGACGATGGAAGCCGGTCCCTTGACGATTTCATACCGTTCGACGATGCCCCAGTCCGGTGCGAAGAGGCAGTCGGTCGGTAACCCGTTAACTTTCATGCCGTTAAAGTTACCGGCAGGTGAACAGGCCGTGAAGCCCCGGATGTTGAAACCTTCGCTTCGTGCCCCGTTCACTTGGTCGCGCGTCACGCCGCTGACGGCTTCAAAGGCATCGCCTTGTGTACGAGAAAACGTGTCGCGAATCAGATCGCGTGTGACCACACCGATCGACACCGGCGTTTCCTCGATGGGCATTGTGCTGCGGGTGACGGTGGAGGCGTTGTCTGCCTTGTAGCCATCGACTGAATCTGTCCACGCCGGCTCCCGCACGTCTTTGACGACAACTTCGGAGACTTTGATGGGTTTCGACTGATTGTCCGGTAAGACTGCACTTCCCGAGGGTGCCGCGCTGTGCAACGTGATCGAACTCGGGTTGCTGAAGCGATACTGCAATCCGGTTCCTGCAAGCAGCCGATGCAGGGCTTCTTCTATTGTGTATTCACCTCGGAGACCTTGACTCGCGAGTCCGGCAACCGCTGTAGATGCGGAGACGACCTGAACACCTGATTGCCGGGAAAACTCAATCAGCGCATTGTCCAAATCTCCGGCCGGTATGTCGAATGATTGCTTGGGTCCTCCAACCGGCTGCTCGTTCGCCGCCAGTTTGACCTTCGGGGCGGCGGTGTTCCGGCTTTTAGCATCCAGAGGGCCTCGCGGCGTGCCGAAGCTGCGTTGAGATGTCGAGCTGTTCTCCGGTTCGCGTGGAGTCTGTTTCCAGTCCTCCGGAATGGCATCTTGCGATAGAGCAGGTTGGTAGGTGGTCAAGCTCAAGGCAGAGAGACTGACGAGAAATCCCCAGGCAAAGCGGCGACGGTCATAGCCGGATGCCGTTTCAGTAGCGGCGGCGATTGCGGCCCGCAGACGAGCCCATGCAGCGGGCGATGGGGTAGTGTTTCGGACAGATTTTTGAGATCGCTGAGGCATTCCTTCCTCCACTGTTCAAAAGAGGTCAATCGCGGAAGACTCTAGTGGTTTAGCAGAGCAGGATGTTTAAAAAGGCTGTCCAGCAAGGCCGCAGCGAGCGAGGAGGCGAGGCGTACTCTTTGCTGTACGTTGAGCTTCTAAGCGACGCGAGAACGAAGCTGGCAGACTTTTTCGACATCCTGTTGGGAAACATGGGGACTAAGACGACAGAGAAAGAAAAAGCCACACGTCGATGTGAAATGTTTTGAGAATGAAAGAAAAGTGCTGAAACAGCGGGAGGATATGAGGGTAACTATCGGGTTCGGGAGCGTGGCGCCGTAGTGGAGGGCGATGCTCGTTCGACAATGATGAGATTTGCATTCACTCGTTGCGCACGAATCGGTAGGGCATCTTGAAGCAGTTCCAGCGAGTTCTCCAACTCCCGGATGTTGAATACTCCGGTGACCGGCACATCCTTGAGCGAGTTGTCCAGCAACCTGATTTCCTCGGTCCGGTAGCGCGCCAATTCGTTTAAGACCTGTGCCAACGGGTGTCCTTTGAAGATGAGCTTTCCGTCTTTCCATGCGCCTGCCGTGATTTGGTCGAACGGTCCGACTTCTGATATCCAACCGTCCATTCCGTAGGACACCCGTTGTCCGCGATGGAGAATGGCGTGGCGTGCCACCGGGGGATGGAGGGCCACCTCGACGATGCCGTCCAACACCGACACCTCGACTTGTTGCGAGGATTTGCTGACGATGAATTGCGTGCCGATGTCATGAATAATGCCGTTGGCGACCTCAACCTCAAACGGCCGCCGCCCGTCCTGTGCAACCGTGAACCAGGCTTCGCCTTGATCCAGACGGATTGCGCGTGTCTTACTGGAAAACTCCACCGTCATCTGAGTATTCGTATTCATCATGACGGACGAGCCGTCCGACAACGTCAATTGCCGTTGTTCTCCCTTCGCTGTCTGATAGTGCAATGACTCGGTCACCCCATTAACCCACCACAGGGTGGTGAGCGTGATCAGCCCCATCAGCGCGCCCGCGGCAACCATGCGAGCCGGTGACCACCAGGACTGTCCCGCTGCCGGCTCCGAGGTGGAAGCATATTCGGCCCACCGGGTTTCCGCTTTGCGAAGCTCGGTTTCAAACAGTGGTTTCGCACCCGTCATGTTGGTCCACATGCCGGAAACACGCCCGAATTCCTGTCGATGACTGGGATCTTCAGCCAACCAGTTGTTTAAACGGCGGCGATCATCGGCGGTGGCCTCTCCTGAACGGAGGCGCACCAACCAACGCGCGGCTTCTTCGCGCAGGGACGGGGATTGTTCTCGTTCTTCGGTCATGGGCATCAACTTGTCAATGCCTCCGCGAGACGACGGATCATAGCGCTCCGGGATATGACGAACAAGACGGCGGTTCCCACAGTAGGATGGTGAAAGTGTCCGCTCATATCACCCGCCCATCCTTGGCACGCCGAGTGCCTTGCACCAGGCTTTGTTCTCAGTCCGTTGATCTCTCTGCGGCCTCACCGTGGAACGGCGCGTCTCGGCGCGCCGGGGTGGGCGGGTGAGAACTATAGCCATTTTGACGATCCTGCGTCAGGGGGACTGTTGCCCTTCCCCTTGGGGACTGGCCGTGTTCCGATTACAGGGACAGGCACCGCAAGGCCGGAGCCTTGTCCCTTCCTAACGATCCTTCAGTTTATTGCGACAGTAGACGGTCGCTTTCAAAATGTGTTTTTCCACCATGCTTTTCGAAATGCCGAAGTGTGCCGCGATCTCGGCATGGCTCAAATCTTTAAAGAGATGCAGCAGAAACACTTCCCGGCATCGAGGAGGCAGTTCGAGGACCGCGTCATAGAGCAGTCGGGTTTCTTCCCGGGATTCAGCATCTTCACATTGCCGGGCCGGTGCGACGAGGACGTCCCGGAGTTCTTCCGCGTCCAGCGATTCCTCGGCCTGGCGTTGTTTCTTTCGAAACAGGTCTACCGTGAGATTGACTGCGATCTTATAGAGGAACGCGCGCGGTTGTCGGATGGCAACCGGTGAGTCCTGCGCGAGCGCGCGAAGAAAGGTTTCCTGTGTGATGTCCTTCGCCTGGTCGCGGGACTGCAGCCGTAGTGTGAGGTAGCTCAGAAGTTCGTCGTAGTATTCCCGGAAGAGGGAGAAACGGTCCAGTCCCGCCTGGTTATCCACGCATCACCATTTTACGGATGACAATCAATTGGCCAGATCTAGGGTGAACAAAAGGGAAGGCATAACCGCGCAGTGTTCCCGTATCTGGGAACTCACTATGGAAATTGGTCGTCAGCATCGACATGTATTGATCTTGAGCAGGCGGGAATATATCAATCCCACCCCTTCCAAGGCCATGTTCAGTTTCCGGATACGGAACCCTGCAATGGGGATAGGTCAGTGTGGGGAGTGGGAGCTTGATCGAAGGGTGGAAATGCTTTTTTAAGCAAGGGTAAGTAGGGCGCGTAGGCTTTCCATCGGCTGACGGATTTTGTGTAAATCGGTTGGCGCGCCTGCCAGCGGCTGGAGGTCTGGTTTTTCTCGTCAGGCCAGACACATTCAAACAGATTCCTATCATGATTTCAGATTGGTCCTGTGTTACGCTCGGATGCACCCATCGGGACTGAGGGTGAAGTAATGCAAGAGCTGGCACGCCTGCTCAATGAAATGTGTGAGAAACAAATCATCGCCAATTACGCC
This window harbors:
- a CDS encoding TraR/DksA C4-type zinc finger protein, which gives rise to MDLDKFKRQLLEKEQGLLGGLVKAGEQAREPSDGPARDSGDKSIENERKDEQFRSTDAKWSTLSQVREALQRIEDGTFGACLADGEMIEEKRLEAIPWTRYCVKHQQEVEETERTRKPTL
- a CDS encoding PepSY domain-containing protein, with the translated sequence MNHIMLLLHRWVGLIMAGFLIMSGLTGAVISWDHELDDLLNPHLTHVASQGLPLPILDLVTAIEARDQRARVTFVPLAHEPGDSLPFGVDPRIDPATGRLYELGYNQVFIDPGTGQELGRREWGAVWPITRETLVSFLYRLHYTLHLPELWGIDRWGIWLMGGIAILWALDCFVGFYLTLPSKIPSSTAQTHPGWWTRWKPSWMVKTSGTARRINFDVHRAFGLWAWGLLFMLAFTAFSLNLYREMFYPMMSLVSEVTPSPFDVRTPNDKHQPIAPMVGYASILERAQYEKAKRGWPEPLGDVFYSQEFGIYGVRFFHPGDDHGAAGVGPPALYFDGSDGRYLGDQQPWKGTAADIFVQAQFPMHSGRILGLPGRILVSLLGLGTAALSITGVVIWWQKHTAYSRRAKREADHFDPVPAG
- a CDS encoding DUF3175 domain-containing protein, which encodes MRKRVHGSSKHISKPRKTRKWSAGVMKRSDALDLEQGVFTKKSPKEIAASLKRSALRSHRRKGTPFQSAMSMLNFHINRGGSGLPASQKHRLERAKEELRNLFGRNDKPADKRRTPERR
- a CDS encoding YbhB/YbcL family Raf kinase inhibitor-like protein, with protein sequence MALTLTSPAFESGSSIPKRFTSAGENLSPPLEWSGVTPETKELALICLDPDAPTPRTFVHWIAYGISPDQRVLEEGIPQAGRISGASLYNPIRQGRNSLFSLGYTGPNVPPRHGKHSYIFELYALDRLSHLPPGSGRAAFYRAIHGHVIDQAQLVGFSDARAGRTPMTWTASLIKNSPLIQDGGLKPALATGVIGAGMLALVVYTIRNSKSRQSSWINLAQRIPHLRAR
- a CDS encoding type 1 glutamine amidotransferase domain-containing protein encodes the protein MAGQLADKRVAILVADGFEEVELTEPREALERAGAQADVISPAEKRVKAWNHLEWGDQIAVDVPLDEADAGHYHALLLPGGVMNPDKLRRNPTALRFVKAFFDRQRPVAVICHGPWTLIDAGVVNGRRITSYPSLQTDLENAGAQWVDEQVVVDRGLISSRKPDDIPLFNQTMLDVFSKHQERTNSPA
- a CDS encoding outer membrane beta-barrel protein, with the translated sequence MKASDHDEPWANPATARTTEGPPSESTHSRWHYGAYLDLSYPIDFNYPENHRWRSKATTQRVNELTPNMIMGYVRKDADESSPWGMEFGVQGGYDVTGQVPNASLRNGQPYSGADTFSHFSRANVSYLAPVGNGLKLTAGLFNSYIGYESFYAKDNYNYTRSYLPDYSPYFMFGVSAEYQMSQSVKSAFYIINRFNYLSNPNDLPSYGIQLAWTVSPSVTAVQNFYYGPDQSNSDLRYWRFFSDSSIQWKRDRLTVALVYDIGTERVIPEAGGARVFWTGTAIYTHWQFTRAWALAVRPELYYDPSGTMTGARQFLKAITTTLEYKLPIAASMTRLRMEYRYDDSTGPQSGFFRGAETNPGGTGLVQAQHLLIAAILWNYDSP
- the cysC gene encoding adenylyl-sulfate kinase, translated to MIGPNSKGFVVWLTGLPGAGKSTLAHLVAAELRQLGLPVETLDGDAVRRELTRDLGFTRQDREENVRRIAYVAKLIARIGGVAVVAAISPYAVSRDKARADIERFAEVYVRCPIGTCMIRDPKGLYAMASRGEIQHMTGLSDPYEEPQNPEIVVDTDQELPESSLQTIMAGLRRLKFI
- a CDS encoding glucose-6-phosphate dehydrogenase; the protein is MIRTLVILGASGDLTARLLMPAIVRLYEEGQLPDGFRIIGAARNDWDTQKFRAHLDQKLQEFLPNAEASSKAVLSATEFHHVDVTRREDIAAALENLKEPIVAYLALPPPLFAPTIQALAALPLPAGSKVILEKPFGESLASAQKLNRLLHDSFPEEAVFRLDHFLGKQTVQSLLGLRFANRVFEPIWNTQHVSRVEIIWDEVLTASGRASFYDGAGALRDMIQNHLLQLLALVAMEPLHMLDARTLRDRKVDVLRAVRKLSPEEVKRRTTRGRYTGGMINGEKVPGYVEEPGVDAKRQTETFAQVELLIDNWRWSGVPFVLRTGKGLGRDRREIAIYFRAVPHLAFGQAAQPEPNVLRIELSPDRIVLRVNINECGDLFDLEQIDLDASLRSGGLTAYGRLLLDVLNGDPTLSIRDDEAEEAWRIVAPILAEWSKGSVPLAEYAAGSQGPISDHPDRTGA